Proteins encoded within one genomic window of Triticum aestivum cultivar Chinese Spring chromosome 2D, IWGSC CS RefSeq v2.1, whole genome shotgun sequence:
- the LOC123054017 gene encoding uncharacterized protein, with protein sequence MSLSEKLEAARIALGKRKERELQQLGPAPAPALAPAPAAATKAELSKPARAGNNNKLLAGNLAHEFLTHGTLLGRRIEPSHHHQPAAAAASPRPEPEPKRRYAELSWLLMTNGAHIPGVVNPTQLGRWLQIKE encoded by the coding sequence ATGTCGCTGAGCGAGAAGCTGGAAGCGGCGCGTATCGCCCTGGGCAAGCGCAAGGAGCGGGAGCTGCAGCAGCTGGGCCCCGCCCCGGCCCCGGCCCTAGCCCCAGCGCCTGCCGCTGCGACTAAAGCCGAGCTGTCCAAGCCGGCTCGGGCCGGCAACAACAACAAGCTGCTAGCCGGGAACCTGGCCCACGAGTTCCTGACCCACGGCACGCTCCTGGGCCGCCGGATCGAGCCGAGCCATCACCACCAACCCGCTGCCGCGGCCGCCTCCCCGCGGCCCGAGCCCGAGCCGAAGAGGAGGTACGCGGAGCTGTCCTGGCTGCTCATGACGAACGGGGCCCACATCCCCGGCGTCGTCAACCCCACGCAGCTCGGCCGCTGGCTCCAGATAAAGGAGTGA